GACCGCCGGGTCGACGAGGTGGAGTCGCTCGAAGCGGAGATAAAACGCATCAGCGACATCGTCGAGATGATAGACGACATCGCCCAGCAGACGAATCTCCTCGCCCTCAACGCCTCCATCGAGGCCGCCCGCGCGGGCGAGGCGGGCGAGGGGTTCGCCGTCGTCGCCGACGAGATAAAGACGCTCGCCGGCGAAGCGAGCGACGCGACCGACCAGATCGAGGCGCTCATCTCCCACGCCGTCGAGTCGACCGAGAAGGCCGCTTCCGACATGCACGACACCGGCGAGGACGTCTCGAACAGCGTCGACGTGGTGGAACGAGCGCTCGTCGCCGTCGAAGAGGTCGTCGAGGCGTTCGAGGAGACGAACCGCGGCGTCCAGGAGATAGACGACACCACCGAGGAGCAGGCCAGAACGACCGAACAGGTCGTCAGCAGGGTCGAGGAGGTGGCGCGCATCAGCGCCGAGACGACCGACGAGACCCAGCAGGTCTCGGCCGCCTCGGAGGAACAGACCTCCTCGCTGACCGAAGTCTCCACCAGCGTCCGGTCGCTGGCGGACCAGGCCGAACGGCTCCACCGACTGCTCGGTCAGTTCGTCGTCGGTGACGCCGGAACGTCGCCGTCGCCGTCCGCGGACGGCCGGTCGGCCGCCGCGGTGAACGAACGGGTGTCCCCGGCGACGGACGGTGGGTCCGACCGCGCCGCCCCGACCCGGCCGGCCCGCCCCGACCGCCGGTCGTAACTCCCACCGAACGACTCTCTTTTCGCCCGATACCGCTCGTATCAGAGGGATTTCGATGCCACGGCCGCCGACGCATTCGGTGTCCCCGACGGCGACGGCTCTCGGCCTCGTCGGCGCTCGCCGTCATCCGAACGTCCTCGCGTAGAATCACCGCCGGCCGCCGCTCAGTACGACATCTGCGGATGTCGGCTCGCGGGGTGGTCGTCCGCCGAACCGTCGCCGTCGGACTCGTCACACTCGCCGCGAATGCCCCCGTTCGCCTCGTCTTCCCCGCCGCGCGTCGTCTCGGTACCTCCGCGTTCGTCGTGCGGGGAGGCCGCCTCGACGGCGGCGCGAACGTGCCGCGCGGAGATGGGCTGTCTACTTCCCGCGTCGTACGTCTCCGCTATCGCCCGTCTCGCCGCCTCGTTCGCCGCCGATTCGAGGTCGCTCGCGCTGAATCCGTCGGTCGCGGCGACCGCGTCGTCCAACTCGTCGTCGTCGAGTTCGGTCGGCCGTCCGTCGAGGTGGTACCGCAGTATCGACCGTCTGGACTCGGGGTCGGGGAGGGGAACGGCTATCCACTCGTCGAACCGACCCGTCCGGACGAGCGCCTCGTCGAGTTCTTCCAGTTTGTTCGTCGCACCGATGACGACGACGTCCTCGGCGTCCAGCGCCGCGAGTTCCATCAGCAGTTGGTTCTGCATCTGCCGTTCGCTCTGCGTGTTGTGGGTGGCCCCCCTGTCGGTTCCGAGGGCGTCGAGTTCGTCGATGAAGACGATGCTCGGTTGGTGCGCCCGGGCGACCTCGAATATCTTGGCGATGTTGTCGGCGCTCTCGCCGACGAACTTGCTCGTCACGTTCGCGGGCGTGATGCGTAGGAACGGCCGTCCGAGTTCGCCGGCGAGCGCGCGACTCAGATACGTCTTCCCGGTCCCCGGCGGTCCGTGTAGCAGAATACCGTTTATCGTTCCGAGTCCGTACGCCTCGAACAGTTCCGGGTCGGACAGCGGGTTCAGGACGGTCTGTCTGAGTCGCTCTTTGACGCCGTCCATCGCGGCCACGTCCTCGAACGTGGTGTCCGGTTCGCACAGCCACTGTTCGGCGTCGGCGTCCGCCCCTCCGTTATCGGACGCGTCGTCTCCGGACGGACGGACCGCCTCGGACATCTCGTCGGTCACGTCGTCGGCCGTCGTCGGCCGCTTCTTGTCGCCCTGCTGGAACCGGACCACGCCGCCGACGCGTTCGGGCGTCAGGTTGGCGACCACGGCGGCGTCCGCGTCGGACATCCACTCGAACTCGCGCGTTAGCGCGTCTCGGAGGTCGGCGTGGAATCCGTTCGGCAGCGACTGGGTGAACCGCCCGTTCCGACCGATGGGCGTCCGCCGTCGGTCCCATCCCCAGTAGAGGTGTTCGGCCGCCCCGCGAGCGGCGTTGTTCACGAACTCGGCCACCTCCGCGGCGTGCGACCGCAGGGCCGCCGGGTCGCACCGCGCCGCCGCCTCCGAAGCGATGGTCTCCGGCCGGTTCTCGCACGCGTCGGCGAAGGCGTCGATGTGCTCGGCCTCCAGGGCGCGTTCGAAGTGGAGCGTCGCGGCGACGTTCGCCGCGGCCATCTCCTCCTCTCGAACGAGGAACCCGGCGGAGGTGACGTACTCGCGTCGCTCGCCGTCGTCTGTCGTCCGGTCCCACGCGTACTGGATGCGCCCGAGGCTCCGTATCGGCCGCGCGTCACCGAGGCGGTACCCCTGCCGGACGGTACCGTCCGCACAGAGGTACGCCATGTCTTCCGCTCTCCCCCCAACTATCACGACCTCTCCTTGGCGAACCCCGGTTAAAAATTCGATTCCTCGTTCTCACCGCTGATATCGGCGTTTCCGGACAATTCGGCCGTCGCGGAGACGGTTCGGTGCGCCGACGGCTACAACGCTTATCCGACTCACCGCCTCAGGTACCGGTATGACGATGGACTCCTCGACGACCGACGACCCGCTCCCGTCGGACCTCGAAGACCACCTCTCTCCGTCGGGCGACCGGACGCTCGAGGATTACCTCGCCATGCAGGACGCCATCGGCGACCGGACGCGGTTTCTGGTCGTCTATCTCCTGGCGAACGACGACCCTCGCACCTCGGCGCAGTTGGCCGACCGGGTGGGGGTCCGCGCGAACACGCTCCACTACCACCTCAACAAACTCGAAGACGTGGGGCTGGTGCGAAAGCGGCGCGAGGCGGTGAACGGCACGGACGTTCGAGATACCCACTACGAGGCCACCGACGCCGGACGGGAGATACTCGAACACGGCGTCGTCCGCCTCATCCGTCGAACCGACGACTCCCCCGACGGTTCCGACTCGTAGCTCCCCCTCACACCGGGTTTCCGTCGTTCCGCGCGCCCCGAACCCTCCTCTCGTCTTCTCGACGGCATCTCTTCGATCCATTTTGATCGTTTTCCTGTCCTTTTTCTCTTTTCTGTCTTTGCTCTCTTTGCTGTCTCTTCTCCGGTGACGAACGCGGTGGAACACGGTTCCGACCCGACTGGCGTCCGTTCCGACCGGAACTCCGAACCGAACGACACACGAGATGACTATATAAACGGCCTGAAAATACAGCCATATTCCCCATTCCCCTTTCGGCCGAACCGGGTATCTGCATGGCGACCACCATCACGGACGACGAGACCGGCAAGCCAGTCGTCGACAGCGACGGAAACCAGATTGGCGTCGTTTCGTCGGTCGAACACGGGACGGCCCTCGTGGACCCCGACCCGGGTATCACCGACAAACTCCTCGCCAAACTCGGCTGGGACAACTCCGACGAGGAGGACTACCCGCTTCAGGAGGCGCGAATCGACACCGTCACGGACGACGAAATCCGTCTCCGCAGCCTCTGAACTGAGCCCCGACCGGACCTCCGTTCTCCGTCGACCGACCAACCTATCAAAACCCGTAGCGACGAGTCTCCGTTTCGCCGGTCTCAGCGCTCTTCTTCGAGGCGGGAGCGGACGTCCCCGGCGTCGAGTTCGTCGACCGCTTCCAGTCCGAGCGAGACGACGAGCGGGTAGAAGTGGCGGTTCTTCTCGAACGACTCCTCGTACTCGTACTCGTATTCGGCCTTGAGGATGGAGTAGGCGCGGTCCAAGTCCCGTCGAATCCCGTGCGGGAGGTACATGTAGGTCGGTTTCTGCTCGTCCTTGACCGAGAGTTTCGGTTCCTCTTCGCCCGCCCCGTCCGGTTCGCCCGCCCCGTCCGTTTCGTCCGTCTCCCCGCTTTCGTCCGGTTTTGCCGTCCCGTCCGGTTTTGCTGTCTTTTCGGTCTCATCCGTCTCGCTCGGCTCGCTTTCCCCACCGGCTTCCTCCGCGTCTTCTCGGTCCTCCGCCCCCTCCGACTCGCCCGTCAGGGCTCGGTCTCGGGCGCGCTGACGGCGACGACGGAGGCGGTCCGCGCGGTCCTCGCCGCTCATGCTTCGACCTCCCGTCCCTCGATGCCGAACTGCTCGTCGAGGTCGGCGGCGATGTCGCGGAACACCTCGCACATGTCGGACTCGGGGTTGAACTCGAGCAGCGAGACGCCCGCGTCGAGGGCCTTCTGTACGTCCGCGCGTTCGCGAATCTGCCACACCGGCACGTCGTCGAAGGCGGCGTTGATCCACTCGACCATCTCGCGCGCCTGCGTCTTCCGCACGTCGATGCGGTTGACGACGACGCCGCGGTCGTGGATGTCTATCTCGTAGTCGTACTCCAAGGCGTCCACGTGGTCGAAGAGGAGCTCGAACGCCCGCTTGGATGTCGACTCCGCGAGGGCGGGGATGAGGACGTTCTGCGTGGCGAACAGGGCGTTGTCCATGAGGTTGCCGAGGTTGGGCGGGCAGTCGACGACGACGTAGTCGTAGTCGTCCTCCACCTCGCGCAGGACGAGCGACAACTGTTCGCCGCTCCGACGCGCGAGCGTCAGTTCCGGTTCGGCGGCGGTCATGTCGATGTTCGAGGGAATGACGTCCATCTCCTCGTGCTCGCGGACGATTTCGGCGACCGTCTCCCGCTCTTCGGGGTCCGTGAGGCAGTCGAACAGCGTCGGCGGTTCGTCGTCGTACGCGTCCATCAGACCGAGGTTCTCCGTCGCGTTCCCCTGCGGGTCCAAGTCGACGAACAGCACGTCGTGCCCGCGGGCGCTTATCGCGCCGGCGACGTTGATGGCGATGGTCGTCTTTCCGACCCCGCCCTTCTGGTTCGAGATGCAGAGTTTTGCCGGGCCACTCATACGGTACGGCTTTCCCGTCAAAACTTATACTTTCCGACAAAGACAGTTTTTCTAGTTTTGCTGTTTTTGATGCAGTTTCGACGCTGCTGTCGGTTCCGGCGCCGGTTCGAGGACGCCGAAGACTCCCTGCTCGGTTCTCTTCGCCGACTCCGTCTACAAATCGTATAAGGCTCCTCCGCGAGGGACGAGTATGGCTACGAATCACGTCACCCGTGACGCGGCGACGACGGGCAACGAATCGACGCTCACTTCCTGGTATCGGACGCCCGACCCGAGGGGGTTCTGAGTGGCCGACGAGACGCGCGTCGGCGTCGACGTGGGCGGGACGTTCACCGACGTGGCGCTTCTGACCGCGGAGGACCGACTCGTGACCGCGAAGGTGCCGAGCACGGGCGACCAGAGCGTCGGCGTCGTCGAGGGCATCGAGAAGGCCTGCGCGGAGGCCGGTATCGACCCCGACGACGTCGACGGCTTCACGCACGCGATGACCGTCTCGGTCAACGCCCTGCTCGAAAGCACGGGCGCGAAGACGGCGCTCGTCACCACCGAGGGCTTCCGCGACGTGCTCGAAATCGGCCGGCAGGACCGCCCCGACCTCTACGACCTGACAGCCGAGCGACCCGCGCCGCTCGTGCCGCGCCGCCGCCGTTTCGAGGTGACCGAACGCGCGACCGAGGACGGTATCGAGACACCGGTCGACGAGAGCGAAGTCCGTGAACTCGCCGCCGAGATTCGGGACTGCGGGGCCGAGAGCGTCGCCGTCTCACTGCTGCACGCCTACCAACACCCCGAGAACGAACGCGCCGTCGCCGCGGTGCTCCGCGAGGAACTGGACGTTCCCGTCTCGGCCTCCCACGAGGTGCTCGCGGAGTTCCGCGAGTTCGAGCGCACCTCCACCACCGCGGTCGACGCCTACGTCACCCCCGTCATCGACGCCTACCTCGGCCGCCTCGAAGAACGAGCCGCCGAGTTGGGCGTCCCGACGCCCCGCATCATGCAGGCCAACGGCGGCCTCGCGCCCGCTTCGACCGTCCGAGAACACGCGGTGACGACCACCATGTCCGGCCCGGCGGCGGGCGTCGTCGGCGCCGCGGAGACGGCGGCGGCGGGCGACCTCGCCGGTCTCGTCACGTTCGATATGGGCGGCACGTCGAGCGACGTGAGCCTCGTCCGCGGCGGCGAGGCCGAGCGCACGACGGACGCCGAGATAAACGGCCATCCGGTCAGGACGCCGATGGTCGACGTGAACACCGTCGGCGCCGGCGGCGGCTCTGTCGCGTGGGTCGACGCGGGCGACGCCCTCCGCGTCGGCCCGCGTTCCTCGGGTGCCGACCCCGGTCCGGCCTGCTACGGGCGCGGCGGCACCGAACCCACGGTGACGGACGCGAACGTCGTCCTCGGCTACATCGGCGGCAGTTCCGCGCTCGGCGGCGAACTCTCCCTCGACGCGGGGGCCGCACACGACGCCCTCGCCGGCCTCGCCGACGAGGTCGGCCTCGACGACGCCCTGGCGGCCGCCCGCGGCGTCTACCGCGTCGCCAACGCGAACATGGCGCGCGCGATTCGCTCGGTGACGGTCGAACGGGGCCACGACCCTCGGCGGTTCGGCCTCGTCGCCTTCGGCGGCGCCGGCCCCATGCACGCCGCCGCTCTCGCCGACGGCCTCGACGTCGGTACCGTCGTCGTCCCGCGGGCCTGCGGCGTCCTCTCGGCGTACGGACTGCTCGCGGCCGACGAGAAGCACGACTCCGTGCGAACGCTCCGGAGTCCGCTCGTCGGCGTCGACGTGGCGACCGTCGAATCCGCCTACGACGGCCTCCGGGCGGACGTACTCGCGGACGTCGAGACGCCCGCAGACGCGACGGTGTCGCGGGCGGCCGACCTCCGGTACGACGGGCAGAGCTTCGAACTCACCGTCCCGGTCGGCGGGACGTTCGACCCCGAGACGGTCGCGGAGCGGTTCCACGAGGCCCACGAGGGCGCCTACGGCTACCGGCTCTCCGACCCCGTCGAACTGGTCAACCTCCGCTCGACCGCCGTCGTCGAACGCGGCGCCCTCGACGTGACGTACGGCGGCGCCGGCGAGGCGCGAAAGGCAACCCGTGAGGCGTTCTTCGACGACGGGTTCCGCGAGACGCCGGTGTACGCCCGCGAGGGACTCGACGCCGGCGACGACGTTTCCGGTCCGGCCGTCCTCGAACAGAACGAGAGCACCGTCGTCGTGCCGCCGGGGTGGCGGGGAACGGTCGGAGCCGACGGAACGCTCACGCTGACCAGAGGGGGTGAGGAACGGTGAGCGACGCGGACTCGGATGCGGACGTCGACGCGGTCCTGCTCGAAATCGTGCGCAACCAGTTCGAGAGCGTCGCCGAGGAGATGGGGCAGGTGCTCATCACCTCCTCGTACTCGCCGAACATCAAGGAGCGGCGCGACTGCTCGACGGCGCTGTTCGACGCCGAGGGGCGCCTCGTCGCGCAGGCCGAGCACATCCCCGTCCACCTCGGGGCGATGCCCGAAGCCGTCGAGACGGTGCTGGCGTACGACCCCGAACCCGGCGACGTGTTCGTTCTGAACGACCCCTTCGAGGGCGGCACGCACCTCCCGGACGTGACGATGGTGTCGCCGCTGGCGATAGACGGGGAAATTCTCGGATTCGCCGTCTCCCGCGCCCACCACGCCGACGTGGGCGGGATGACGCCGGGCAGCATGCCCGCGGGCGCGCGAGAGATATACCAAGAGGGTCTCCGTCTCCCGCCCGTGCGGTTGGTGTCGGGCGGGGAGACGAACGACGACGTGCTGTCGCTCCTCCTGGCGAACGTCCGCAACCCGGGGGAGCGCCGCGCCGACGTCCGCGCACAGATAGCCGCGAACGACCGCGCCGAGGAGCGACTCGCCGACCTCGTGGCCGAACACGGCCGGGAGCGAATCCTCGCGGCGTTCGACGCGGTCATCGATTACTCGCGCGAGCGAGTCACGGCGGAACTACGCGACCTGCCGGACGGGGAGTACAGCGCCCGCGACGTGCTCGAAGGCGACGGGCTGACCGACGAAGACGTACCGATCGAGGTGACGGCGACGGTCGACGGTGATACCGTCGCGTTCGACTTCGAGGGCACCGCTTCGCAGGTCCCCGGCAACGTCAACGCGCCGCTGGCGGTGGCCAAGAGCGCGGTCTACTTCGTCGTCCGGTGCGTGACCGACCCCGAGATACCGCCGAACCAGGGCTGCTACGACCCCATCGAGGTGTCGGTGCCGGCGGGGTCGCTGTTGAATCCGAACGCGCCGGCCGCCGTCGTCGGCGGCAACGTCGAGACGAGTCAGCGCGTGACCGACGTGGTGTTCACCGCCCTCGCGGACGCCGCCCCCGACCGCGTCCCCGCGCAGGGACAGGGGACGATGAACAACCTCACTATCGGCAGTCGCGCCGGCGGGTCCGACGGCTTCACCTACTACGAGACAATCGGCGGCGGTTCGGGCGGCCGCGCCGACGGCGACGGCCTCGACGGCGCGCAGGTCGGGATGACGAACACGCTCAACACGCCCATCGAAGCGCTGGAGGCCGAGTATCCGCTGTTCGTCGAGGAATACGGCCTCCGGCCGGGAAGCGGCGGCGACGGCGAACACCGCGGCGGACTCGGTATCGTCCGCTCTGTCACCGTCGGGGCCGACGCCACCGTTTCGCTGCTCACCGAACGTCGCCGAGTCGCCCCGCGGGGTATCGCCGGCGGCGCGGACGGCGCGGCGGGCGAGAATCTCGTCGACGGGTCGCCGGTCCCGGCGAAGACGACGCGCGACGTGCCGGCGGGGACGACGGTCACCGTCCGGACGCCCGGCGGCGGCGGCTACGGCGCCCCCGACGACCGGAGCGAGGAGCGACGCGAGGCAGACCGCGCGGACGGAAAGGTGGAGGACTGATAGGACTGATACGGACGACCGGAGGCCGGTCTCCCGGGCGATACCCGACGCGACGAGCGGATTCGGAGTCTGAGTTCGGCTACTGACCGGGCTGGAACTCCTCGTACGGTTGGATGACGACGAACCCGCCCTCCTCGGGGAACTCCAGTTGGTACGTCTCACCCGAGGAGCGGCCGAGGAGCCCTTTGATGTCGATGTCGCGCTTCGCGCTTGGCGAGACGTCGCTGCTCCACGCCACGGTGGCGTTGGGGTCGGTGCTGACGGGCGTCGGAACGACCAGCGGTTTGCCGTGCGTCGTGATGGCGACGCGGCCCGGACCCTCCAAGAAGACGTTGAAGAGACCGCCCGAGGAGGCGCCCGCGATGCTGTTCATCATCCTGATGTCCCAGCCGACGCCCTCCTCGAACGCGAGCACGTCGTTGCCGTTGACGCTTATCTCGTCGGTTTCGCCCAGTTCGAGTATCTGCACCTCCTTGCCCTGGTCGGCGAGGTAGAGGTTGCCCTCGCCCGTCGCCTGCATCATCACGGTTCCCTCGCCGGTGGCCCGCTTCTTCAGCATCCCGGTGAGACCGCCCTCGGACTTCCGCTCGAAGGAGATATCGCCCGTGTAACCGACCATCGACCCCGCCTTCGCCATGACGCTGCCGCTGACGGTGACGTCGAGCAGTTTCGAGTTCTCCAGTTGGAACGTCTCTCCTCCCGATTCCGGCGCGTGCGTGCTGACGAATTCGTCGAGATTCATAATCTGTTTCGAGTCGCCGCCGCGGTGACTCTCAGGAGAACGACTCTCGCGGAACGGTATAACTCTACGCGGCGTACCAGTCGGTCGAGCGGGATACGGTGCGTCGCGGGTGCCGAGGCCTGCGGCCGTCCCGTGCCGCTACGCTCTCCTCCGTTCTCTCATCAGTAAGTCCGCTCCGTCACGAGGTCACCCGCCTCGTCGTACACCGAGACGGTGTCGCCCTCGTCGTTCCAGACGCTCCGCGCTCGACCCCAGTGAACCGTCACCTCGTCGTCGCCCGCGCCCGTCAGGAGGCGGACGGTCGCGCCTGCGGGAACGACCGTTCCCGCGGGAAATTCGTACTCGTGCCCCGCCTCGTCTGTCACCGTCCACCCCGAGAGGTCAACCGGGGCGTCGCCTTCGTTCGCGAACGAGACGGATTCGCCCGCGCCGTCGCCCTCCCCCGAGGCGTCGACGTTCGAGACCACGAGCGGCGACGACGGCCCCGCGTCGGGGGTCACCGGCCCGAACAGGTCGAACGACTCCCCGAAGTTCGACGTGCGGGGGAGCGTCTCGTCGCCGTTCAGGTTCGACTCCCCGTCGACGACTCGGTCGTCGCTCAACCGCAGGTCCGACCCGAGGGCCTCGGCGACGCCGTTCAGGTGCTCTCGCGCCTCCGCGGGCATCCCCTCGGCGCCGTGTCCGAGGAGGAGGACCGCCCCGCCGCCGTCGACGAACGACCGGAGGGCGGACAGTTCGGACTCGTCGTACGCCTCCGCCGGCGCGCAGACGACGAGGGCGTCGCCGTCGACTCCTTCGCCCACGTCGTTCTGCTGGGTGAGCGCCGCGTCCTGCCCCTCCAGATATCTGAGGTAGTACGCCATATCCTCACAGGAGAGGGCGTAGTCGGCGTTGAACTGCCCGTGACCGCCGTCGACGACGACGCGTTCGGGCCGTTCGGCCCCCGCGGAGAGGGACCCGACGAGGTTCGTCGCGAACGGGTAGTTGCCGAACCGACTGGTGTCCGCCGCGAACCCCTCCGCCTCCTCGTACCGTTCGTCGAGGAGGGGGCCGCCGACCGTCGCCACGCCCGCCTCCCGGTCGACAGCGACGAGTGGAATCCGCTCCTCGTAACTCACCTCGCCGCCCGACTGCGTCGCGGAGGGCGAGGCGAAGACGGGAACTCTATCGTCGGAGACGGCACCGGACGCCGTCCGGACGCTCGCCGCTTTCGGAACGAACAGCCGTTCTATCTCGCTATCTCTGATTTCGGGCGACTGCGCGGGGTCGCTGCGTTTCCACACCCGTGCGCCGTCCTCGCGGGCGGAGCGCTCCCGTTCGAGGTAGTCGTCGTGCCGGGCGAACCCCGAGTCGTACACCCGGGCGTACCCCTCCGCCACCGCCAGTCGGTTGTACACCGTCGACCCGTCGTCGGTGCCGTCGTCGTCCTCGTTTTGCCCTTCCCCGTCGCTCCGGTCGTACCGAACGTAGCGAAGCAACCGTCCGAAACTCCCGCGGTCGGGTTCGTTCGCGTCGGCTTCGAGTTCGACCGACGCGTCGGTCAACTCCCGCTTCGCGAACTCGCTCGCTCTGTTCCCCCAGCGTCCGAGGTACGAGAGGTCCTCGATGCCCTCCCACTCCGCGCGACGCTCCGCGTCGGCGTTGTCCTCCGTCTCGGGGGTGTCTATCCCGATGATTCGGACGCGCTCTTCGCTCCCATCGTCGAGGCGGACGTCGATGG
The genomic region above belongs to Halogeometricum sp. S3BR5-2 and contains:
- a CDS encoding ATP-binding protein, giving the protein MAYLCADGTVRQGYRLGDARPIRSLGRIQYAWDRTTDDGERREYVTSAGFLVREEEMAAANVAATLHFERALEAEHIDAFADACENRPETIASEAAARCDPAALRSHAAEVAEFVNNAARGAAEHLYWGWDRRRTPIGRNGRFTQSLPNGFHADLRDALTREFEWMSDADAAVVANLTPERVGGVVRFQQGDKKRPTTADDVTDEMSEAVRPSGDDASDNGGADADAEQWLCEPDTTFEDVAAMDGVKERLRQTVLNPLSDPELFEAYGLGTINGILLHGPPGTGKTYLSRALAGELGRPFLRITPANVTSKFVGESADNIAKIFEVARAHQPSIVFIDELDALGTDRGATHNTQSERQMQNQLLMELAALDAEDVVVIGATNKLEELDEALVRTGRFDEWIAVPLPDPESRRSILRYHLDGRPTELDDDELDDAVAATDGFSASDLESAANEAARRAIAETYDAGSRQPISARHVRAAVEAASPHDERGGTETTRGGEDEANGGIRGECDESDGDGSADDHPASRHPQMSY
- a CDS encoding winged helix-turn-helix domain-containing protein translates to MTMDSSTTDDPLPSDLEDHLSPSGDRTLEDYLAMQDAIGDRTRFLVVYLLANDDPRTSAQLADRVGVRANTLHYHLNKLEDVGLVRKRREAVNGTDVRDTHYEATDAGREILEHGVVRLIRRTDDSPDGSDS
- a CDS encoding PRC-barrel domain containing protein; this encodes MATTITDDETGKPVVDSDGNQIGVVSSVEHGTALVDPDPGITDKLLAKLGWDNSDEEDYPLQEARIDTVTDDEIRLRSL
- a CDS encoding ParA family protein; its protein translation is MSGPAKLCISNQKGGVGKTTIAINVAGAISARGHDVLFVDLDPQGNATENLGLMDAYDDEPPTLFDCLTDPEERETVAEIVREHEEMDVIPSNIDMTAAEPELTLARRSGEQLSLVLREVEDDYDYVVVDCPPNLGNLMDNALFATQNVLIPALAESTSKRAFELLFDHVDALEYDYEIDIHDRGVVVNRIDVRKTQAREMVEWINAAFDDVPVWQIRERADVQKALDAGVSLLEFNPESDMCEVFRDIAADLDEQFGIEGREVEA
- a CDS encoding hydantoinase/oxoprolinase family protein; this encodes MADETRVGVDVGGTFTDVALLTAEDRLVTAKVPSTGDQSVGVVEGIEKACAEAGIDPDDVDGFTHAMTVSVNALLESTGAKTALVTTEGFRDVLEIGRQDRPDLYDLTAERPAPLVPRRRRFEVTERATEDGIETPVDESEVRELAAEIRDCGAESVAVSLLHAYQHPENERAVAAVLREELDVPVSASHEVLAEFREFERTSTTAVDAYVTPVIDAYLGRLEERAAELGVPTPRIMQANGGLAPASTVREHAVTTTMSGPAAGVVGAAETAAAGDLAGLVTFDMGGTSSDVSLVRGGEAERTTDAEINGHPVRTPMVDVNTVGAGGGSVAWVDAGDALRVGPRSSGADPGPACYGRGGTEPTVTDANVVLGYIGGSSALGGELSLDAGAAHDALAGLADEVGLDDALAAARGVYRVANANMARAIRSVTVERGHDPRRFGLVAFGGAGPMHAAALADGLDVGTVVVPRACGVLSAYGLLAADEKHDSVRTLRSPLVGVDVATVESAYDGLRADVLADVETPADATVSRAADLRYDGQSFELTVPVGGTFDPETVAERFHEAHEGAYGYRLSDPVELVNLRSTAVVERGALDVTYGGAGEARKATREAFFDDGFRETPVYAREGLDAGDDVSGPAVLEQNESTVVVPPGWRGTVGADGTLTLTRGGEER
- a CDS encoding hydantoinase B/oxoprolinase family protein, whose product is MSDADSDADVDAVLLEIVRNQFESVAEEMGQVLITSSYSPNIKERRDCSTALFDAEGRLVAQAEHIPVHLGAMPEAVETVLAYDPEPGDVFVLNDPFEGGTHLPDVTMVSPLAIDGEILGFAVSRAHHADVGGMTPGSMPAGAREIYQEGLRLPPVRLVSGGETNDDVLSLLLANVRNPGERRADVRAQIAANDRAEERLADLVAEHGRERILAAFDAVIDYSRERVTAELRDLPDGEYSARDVLEGDGLTDEDVPIEVTATVDGDTVAFDFEGTASQVPGNVNAPLAVAKSAVYFVVRCVTDPEIPPNQGCYDPIEVSVPAGSLLNPNAPAAVVGGNVETSQRVTDVVFTALADAAPDRVPAQGQGTMNNLTIGSRAGGSDGFTYYETIGGGSGGRADGDGLDGAQVGMTNTLNTPIEALEAEYPLFVEEYGLRPGSGGDGEHRGGLGIVRSVTVGADATVSLLTERRRVAPRGIAGGADGAAGENLVDGSPVPAKTTRDVPAGTTVTVRTPGGGGYGAPDDRSEERREADRADGKVED
- a CDS encoding AIM24 family protein, which produces MNLDEFVSTHAPESGGETFQLENSKLLDVTVSGSVMAKAGSMVGYTGDISFERKSEGGLTGMLKKRATGEGTVMMQATGEGNLYLADQGKEVQILELGETDEISVNGNDVLAFEEGVGWDIRMMNSIAGASSGGLFNVFLEGPGRVAITTHGKPLVVPTPVSTDPNATVAWSSDVSPSAKRDIDIKGLLGRSSGETYQLEFPEEGGFVVIQPYEEFQPGQ
- a CDS encoding lamin tail domain-containing protein; translation: MGETATIVDVVDGDTIDVRLDDGSEERVRIIGIDTPETEDNADAERRAEWEGIEDLSYLGRWGNRASEFAKRELTDASVELEADANEPDRGSFGRLLRYVRYDRSDGEGQNEDDDGTDDGSTVYNRLAVAEGYARVYDSGFARHDDYLERERSAREDGARVWKRSDPAQSPEIRDSEIERLFVPKAASVRTASGAVSDDRVPVFASPSATQSGGEVSYEERIPLVAVDREAGVATVGGPLLDERYEEAEGFAADTSRFGNYPFATNLVGSLSAGAERPERVVVDGGHGQFNADYALSCEDMAYYLRYLEGQDAALTQQNDVGEGVDGDALVVCAPAEAYDESELSALRSFVDGGGAVLLLGHGAEGMPAEAREHLNGVAEALGSDLRLSDDRVVDGESNLNGDETLPRTSNFGESFDLFGPVTPDAGPSSPLVVSNVDASGEGDGAGESVSFANEGDAPVDLSGWTVTDEAGHEYEFPAGTVVPAGATVRLLTGAGDDEVTVHWGRARSVWNDEGDTVSVYDEAGDLVTERTY